The DNA region ttttttttttaaatagtatacATTCTACATCTCGTGAGAAGAAGAAAGTGAAATAGATAAAGCTCTTTAATTTATTCGTTCCCGTAACACTTTGATTTATGGAGAAATCTGCAACCGTTAtctaaatatacattttaaatgaAGGACGCCTTGTAATTTTAACGGACAAAAGAacacaaagagataaatcaatCTAAATTTTTCTTGACTTACTCAAACAAAGAAGATTAATAGACCGTTTCCACAAGGAGTTAAACTCGGTACCTTGTAGTTACCAATCTAATTGTAAAACGAAATTCGTTAGGATTGCACATGCTATTATAACACTTTAATCTACTATAACTCACCTTAAACAAGTTAAGAATCAGATCATTTGCAAAAAATTCTCGTTTGATGCACCTATATACACTTCATATTGTGTCTTCCACTTAAGTTATGTTTGTTCTTagaataaaatttgatataGTCTCTGACTTTTGTAAAGAGAATATATGAAATATGTTTATGTATTGgagacaaaagaaaataaaagataatagGCATTACATTCTATATATGCTTTccacttttattctttttatattattCTTTGAATAGATAGGAAGCAATTTCTCGTGATTTAGCTCCAATACTACTTTTTAAGATCAAGTTAAGTGCTTACTACTATGTCgatcaaaagttatagctaataATGAAGAcgtaattttatttcctttaccgTCACATTTTGGAGAGACATAGAGCTGGACTTCATACTTTAGGCCTCCACCCAATTATCCCCTAATCACATTGTGCTGGACTTGACTCTTCACggacctccgcccaacaatcccctagcacCTGCCAACCGCCTTAATTGCACTCGAACTATGACCtgactctgataccacttaTTAGATCAATAatttaccactacgccaaaaagTTATAACTCTTTGGTGAatattaactttatttcctaATACCCTCCACATGGTGCTGGACTCAACCCTTCACACCTCCGCCCAAAAATTCTTTAGCCACTTGGTGCTAAACTTGACCTTTCACCGGACTCCACCCAATAATTTTCAACTTCTTCGGTCttcatgtactatatatatatatatataggtgatgAGCGAATAGCACACCAAGAAATGGTATAAACAATATTATCAGAGGATCGGAAGGTCTTTTTGTCATTCTTGAATTACTATACATTTGGCTTGGCTCTTTTCTCATTAATTAGAATTGAAGATGGAGAAGTTGCATATTGACGACAATGCTATCATTGAGCTTGTTTCTGCAACTCACAATCCAGATGGTACAGATTTTGACATCAATGTTGCTCTCAGTGTAGCAGAGACTATTCTCAATTTTGAAACGGTTAGCCAATTTCTTTATCACTATATATCGACATTTGTAGATTACTATATGCATGTGAATAAGATATGATTAGAGCATACACTTGGATTTTATGAGTTTAGGCCACGGATGGAGAAGCCATGGAAGGGAAATTAAAGGAGCTTGGTCTCAATTATAAGAATGTTCCTTTAAAAATACGACAACTTTGCTTGGAGGTATGATTCTTAATTGACATATGAATAGTGGCAAATTAACTCACATAGGATATAGTGAAGTCAATTAACTCCACTACCCaaaaaagtttttgttttttttttaatagtaaattttgtctttaatattcccttttattttgaattatttcatttttttagatACCGTCCGAGCAGTTAAGCACCATAGACGGACACCTTACCACAATATGTTTATTGAGCACACTCTCAGCGTATTCATGGGAGGCAAAGTTGGTGCTAATGCTTATAGCTTTCTCCATTAATTATGGTAAACTCAACATTATTTCTCGATTAGGCTACAAGAAAGGATTGACAAAGCAGTTGACATTCGTAACACAAACCACCAATCCAACATCAACCTCTTATAAGCAAAACCCATTTAATGATTCGATCAAGCATGCCTTAGACCTCACTAGATGCATTGTGGAGCTCAAACAATCGACATCTTACTCTTTGACACAATCAGTCATTTCAGCCATGCCAATTGCTAGTTATTGGATTGGCAGAAGTGTTGTTACTAACGCTACTTATTGTCCCGGTCTTCTTACCGCGGGTGTCAAGTAAGATTTATATTCTAACATATTGATATTAGTGTTGAATATACATGTGTATTTgctcaaacaataaaattaaattattagaaaCAATACATATTTAGCATACCCCGTATTTATCTTAAAATTAAAgccaaaatataattaaattggagtgaatatttcatattttggcgtgactattaatttttcaggtttcAAAATGAACAAGATGTTATTACTACCAAAATCAAAGGCATACTCGCCACATGTTGCCCTGCACTAGGTTGGTTTCATAGTagacataattatttatatatatatatatatatatatatatatatatatatatataaaatgtaaaataattatttttctattttaaatatttttgtttttttgttttttgtttttttgttttttgtacaTACAGAAGAGAAAAGGGAAGAGGAATCTTATCAAGCATTACAACATGCTTTGCTTAACAACTCTTCTACTAATGTGGAAGTTTTAAAGTTAATATTGAatgttaatgatgataataaggaTGTATATTTTAGAAGGAGCGAGGTAAGGCTACATGCTTTGACCAACATCTTTGTAACTTTAAAGGTTGAGCCTATGCTAAGgcattatatattgattttaggGTGTACAACaacaatacttttaaataacattataacattaaaaaaagaaaaaatagtagTTTATGGATTATAAATTAAATCTATAAATATTCCTATTACTTTTTTCATTTGAAATATGAAAACACATATTTTGTATATTCTGATGGCTTTCCAAGTTGGTGTAGTATAATATTTGATTTCCCATAGGTAAATTGGCTTAATTTTTAACAATGACATTATAATACACATTATTGTtttacagtaaaaaaaaaaaaaaaaatagctaatcagccgactaggcggcctagtcggcacctagaccaccgattatggtgatatgcTAGGCGGCCGGCTCGCACCTAGCGCCTAGACGCCGATTAATCAGCGCATAGGCGGGATTTTTGTTACACTGCTAAGTAAACATGTTTGGCACTCGAGATTTTATATGCTTCTCACAGTTTGTAtctttgttttaatattttgtacatTAGCGGCGGGAGAAAACAAAGTTAAAATTTTTCAGGCTCAGAAGAATGCTGCTCCTACTAATAACATCAGGTCATGACATCTCTGAAGAAAGAATTTGGGTTCTCAATTCCTTTTACTCGGCAGCAAGTTTAGAAATGCTTTGGATTCCAATTGTGGATGATCATGTCGCATGGACAAATGAACAGTTTGAAAAAGTGGTACTTAAGATGCGATTTTTGTCAATGGATGATCCAAGGAAACAGATCGCACAAAGATTCATTAGATTCGTCAACGAAAATCTCTCCTCTACCTTTCACATTGGAAAGGAGCCCGTCATCATTTCACTAAACAAACAAGGAAAGATCATTCATTCAAATGCAATGCACATGATGCTAATATGGGATCCTCGTAATATTGAAGGACAATCAATGAGAATCCAGGAACGAGACAATATAATCCCATTTATCGAAAAAGAGATGAAAGAAAGGACTCAAGGTATTGATGATAGTTTGATGACTAATATTGATGAACTGATAAGTCATTTGGCCTGTGAAGTTAATGACAAAATAAATGCTTGGTCACGGGACATTCTAAATAAGATACAAAAGTTGGtatgtttttcttttactttcacTACATTTACATTGTTACCAACATATAATTTCTAACTATGCAATTTGAAAAGCATAAAAATACTGTGAATAGATGATTTGCAATTTTATTGcccaaaaaaatttacatttaaattttttaatctaaattatGTCATTTTGTAGCATTACTTACCTATTGTGCTTTCATTCATATTCAGAAATCTACTTCAAGTATGTACACAAGTGAAAGAGAAATTACTCTATGGCAAAAAGAAAAAGCTTGGAGTCTTGGCCTTTTGGTGGGGAATATTGATGATATCATAAAATCTTGGGTAAGTCCATTTTCAACCTCTTATTACTAATTACAACTATAAAATCTTATATTGTTTGAAGGAGTAAGGGTCACAAAAACTAAATAGAATAATTTTTTAAGGattaaatacacaaaatttattttcaattctttAACATTCCATAtgctaataaaatattatttaatatattattattgtttgtaaCACTTATTTTCTTTCACCAGATTATccaggaaaattatattttcttatatggaGGGAATGACGCTAAATGGGTTCGAGAGTTCACTTCTAAAGTAATTGAAGTAAGCTCTAAAACTCACTCAAATATACAGTTGGCTTATGTAGGGAAAAATGAAGTGATAAGAGCAAGCATTATTAAAGAAAACACGGGCCGTATATTGACCAGTCCCTACCATGTTTGGTGGTTTTGGACACGACTCCAAAGCTCTTTCCTATCAAGGATCAATTATTTAAATGCAACAAGTCCGGGTGGTGATGAGTGCAATGATGAAATTGCACGAGGGTTCAAAAATCTATTGGCTTATGAAAGTGAGAGCGCAACAATAAAAGGATGGGCATTGTTAAGTAAAGGGCaaaaagtgattgttagtggtTATGGAGCTAAAATGTTAAGAGTCGTGAATGAGTACCAGAATTGGACGAAAAACATGGCTCCTGAAAGTTTTGGCCAAGAATTCAAAGATTACTACCAGATGCTTTCTTCTAGTTCATTCAATAGCCATCCTTATTGTGCTCTTGAATATCCAAACACTTTGGAAGAAACCATAGAGAATGAAAAATGTCCCGAGTGCTCCTATCATATGCAAAAGTTCATCACATTTACATGTAACCATGGTGATATTTGATTACAAGGATGATGACAAACTTTTTCATGGCTAGGCATTCAAAGACAAGCACATGATGAGCAGCTTGTTTTCTCTTGTGCAGTGTATTCCTATACCACCCACTTTTGTGTTTATGAGAACCCAACTACTTAGATAAATTTGCGGAGCACATTAAATCCTTCAAATATTTATGAACAATCCAGCCATTCTTGTAGGAATTTTCTCACAAATTCTTGGCTCAAAATAAAACTGCTCATGgaaaatataatgtgtatagTTGAGCTAAAAATATATACTTGAATTCTTAAACAGAGACACAACTCACACAAGTAATAAGTAAAATTAGTACAATAAAattttggtacaaaatcaaCTTTTCTCATCTGTGAGACGGGCTCGACCAAGAACAAGTTAGCAAGAATCATATTGGTGACCAATACAAGAATCATGCTCCACCACCCGCTTGACCATCTTGGCTTCATATTCTGGCCATTGTGCCTCAAATTGTTTTACTTGTTCTTTTATTGCTgcattttccttttaatttcattCTGTTCAATGATAACCTCAAGCCATAAGAACCCACTTTTGGAGTTATTCAACAATAGATGCCAAAACTGCAATAACATTAACACTAGAATAAATATGCACCAAAAAAAGGTTGTTACACTTCATTTCCAGTAAGAGATATCGTTAGCTTCAATTCAAACACATGAAGAGAAGCTAAACCTTCAATCTTTATCTTAAAGCAAAGACTTTTCAGTTGTCTCACTAAAGgagaaaattttatttgctGTCATTCCCAATTATCCTATTTGGATGAAGATTGAAAAGGATACACATTTGTTTTAACAGAACTTTGAAATGGATTTCGGTGCCACCCTAATGACAGACTCAAGTTAAGGAAAGAGATAAAATTGCAGGATTTCAACTGATTCTCATGTTACATAGTACCTTAAAACTCCAAAGTCTTTCTGCCtgtttcttgtttcttagtaatTAATGTTTGTGAATTCTGCAGGCTATACAGATGTGTTCAAGACAAAAAGCCACATACTGCTGCATTAGGATACAAATTTGTCATTGTTAATGGAAATGTCAAATGACTAAAACCTTACCTTACCTGATTGCTATTTTTGTGAGCAAACTGAACTTTTGAATTCACCAAAGCATTATACTGCCTTCTGGGAATTTCACCACCAACAAGACTACAAGAAAGCGCATTAACCAATATGAAGCCAAAGCCTGATTAAGATCCACTAAAACAAATGATAGTTTCTAACACAATTTATAAGAGTACTCTGtcaataaatttagaaattctTTCTCGGTATATTGGTTCATAAAGAAGCCTAGCAGATGGTAAATTTTAGAATCACCCTACTGGCTTAACTTCTAATGTATTGGTTCTATAAGATTTTTTAAACCAATAACAAACCCAAAGCAGTCAGACTTACAAGATTGAAGCATTACTACTCGAATGATTTCATGAAAGAACTTCTGATTTATGAGTCACAACAAAATCTATGTAAAAAACCATGCAAAGCtattaggcaatattgactgTCTCCACTGCAAAGATTTGTTGCAGTGAGAACATCAATGAAATCTATCAAATGAAACTAACACAAAACTCACCCCCATCACACTTGACTTCCTGAACATTATTGCACATTGCTTAAAACAAAATCTATCAAATACATAACTATTTTCAGAAtatgaacaaaaagaaaaaaaaaacaaacaaacataatgaaaatatgaGCAGGCCTCTACAGAGATGGTGCTAATTAAGCCTTTAACAAGGCTATTTCCCAAGTCATGAAGGTCTGTAGAAGGCATCACTTTTCTGCAATCTCAATAAGTTCAAGGGGATCATTCATAGTCTCATCTCAGAGTGCCTAAGAATAGTCTCTAAATTATTGCGCAAGAAGTGTGTTAAATTTATTCTATTGTCAAAAAACAAATAGATGTTCCATTTTGTTCAACTACATAAATTTCCCTCTTAACTTTCCATTAGATATGAAGtaactttaataatttaatgcaaTCACAGTTTGATTTCCAAAGCACAACAGGAGATGACAATTAGAATGTGTAAGAAGTCAGAgagcataaaattaaaatacaaaaactaTGGTGGAATTTTTGCTTTTTGCAATTTGAAAGTGAATCTCATGCATGTAATCTTTGCTGAAAAAAACACCCATTCACATCTTAGAATACTTAAGAGACATACCTGATTCCTGTATCATCTGATTCCCCTTCAAAGGGCCAGCTTATTCATAAAGATGCAAGTCCTGCTGGACCTGAGCCAATAAATCATTCTTTAGAATATGCAaggaacattcaatataaagaaaatattgagAGACATCCATAAGAAGAAGCTGCAACAATATTATGAATTCCATAACACAAATAAGAgcatttatataacaaaaataacccCTACTCTCATTCAAAATGAACTGAACAGTATTTGATAGAAATtcatatcaaaattcaaaactctTTGAATTAGtttcaaaaacacaaaaaagcATATACAAAGAGCATGTTTGTATCTCCTAAACTGAAGTGGTAAGTTGATTAAAAGATCAAGACAGCCTAACTAGAGCCATCCACAAGTCTACATCAACCCGAATAGCCCACAATTGAACTATCATCTTGCTTTCAAATTTATTCCGTCTTCGGATTGCATTCCAAGTATTAGCTATGACATAAGACACACTGAAAACTCCACTTTCCTTCTTCATCTCCCACCTCCTCAAGCTCCCCTTTGCTACTTCCATCATTGGTGTGATCAATGGAACTTCTATAGAACACACATTCTTCCCATTGTGCTGACAAAGTAGAAGATGCTCTTCTTCCGTAAGGAACTCCTCCCTCACAAGACTTGCTGGGATTGAC from Ipomoea triloba cultivar NCNSP0323 chromosome 6, ASM357664v1 includes:
- the LOC116023514 gene encoding protein SIEVE ELEMENT OCCLUSION B-like, giving the protein MEKLHIDDNAIIELVSATHNPDGTDFDINVALSVAETILNFETATDGEAMEGKLKELGLNYKNVPLKIRQLCLEIPSEQLSTIDGHLTTICLLSTLSAYSWEAKLVLMLIAFSINYGKLNIISRLGYKKGLTKQLTFVTQTTNPTSTSYKQNPFNDSIKHALDLTRCIVELKQSTSYSLTQSVISAMPIASYWIGRSVVTNATYCPGLLTAGVKFQNEQDVITTKIKGILATCCPALEEKREEESYQALQHALLNNSSTNVEVLKLILNVNDDNKDVYFRRSERREKTKLKFFRLRRMLLLLITSGHDISEERIWVLNSFYSAASLEMLWIPIVDDHVAWTNEQFEKVVLKMRFLSMDDPRKQIAQRFIRFVNENLSSTFHIGKEPVIISLNKQGKIIHSNAMHMMLIWDPRNIEGQSMRIQERDNIIPFIEKEMKERTQGIDDSLMTNIDELISHLACEVNDKINAWSRDILNKIQKLKSTSSMYTSEREITLWQKEKAWSLGLLVGNIDDIIKSWIIQENYIFLYGGNDAKWVREFTSKVIEVSSKTHSNIQLAYVGKNEVIRASIIKENTGRILTSPYHVWWFWTRLQSSFLSRINYLNATSPGGDECNDEIARGFKNLLAYESESATIKGWALLSKGQKVIVSGYGAKMLRVVNEYQNWTKNMAPESFGQEFKDYYQMLSSSSFNSHPYCALEYPNTLEETIENEKCPECSYHMQKFITFTCNHGDI